From a region of the Arvicanthis niloticus isolate mArvNil1 chromosome 6, mArvNil1.pat.X, whole genome shotgun sequence genome:
- the Shroom1 gene encoding protein Shroom1 isoform X1 — translation MEALGTGRDRTSQASAPESLDLQRLSTRADSAYSSFSTASGGPETCTPSPDTERLPYLDWDYVRVVWDSRSPTSKDAVLSTTQQPGQAVAGHSDPQSQEVQESLGPLSRQDTPLLYALAAEAEATACTTEPPSPPASRAAYRQRLQGAQRRVLRETSFQRKELRMSLPGRLRPALPARPPTVHVRSASSSQELGEAEPARTAAPALGAASRGRLASQQRLCCFSEPGKLHRVGWSGGPTDEGLREAYSTQELQRGMHAKSKGLQETLSLSSMELNSGSADLSSAHRPAGRSQSVSGEVMGPCTGSERTLATVQAVPQRAETPRPLLQTKLSRFWTQKEAAVVCPGEALQTKPAGCGRRLSETTVSSPGPSLPDDEVFLKEAKTPSPQDSHVPQGLPTSHSYQQCENGLSKKAGQTAVSAESPLREVPGSMGEDNYWQGVNGSVDISRPTSTPKTTNDDIPTFDTNGPTDPSAATEKPPLKPSSVNVLRPSDSETSGPPHQTSLTWGQLGSKPTWPSRHFEELVQELARLDPSLSHTLAAQPGPEPPLGLLDGLLPEEEIQSAMRPACGEAGEKAGASEEGSCGRHFTQDLPTSQEASSSENSTHDPVPDQLTGQGFPEGNSTQAKKVELARLLQKMLQDLHAEQERLRWTAADWTQRNGVLEAAVSQACTPRELERFRRFMTDLERVLGLLLLLGSRLARVNLALARAGSDSDPDERASLLQRLLLLQRQQEDAKELKEHVARREQTLRLVLERELPAEHLRSYCVLLAAKARILSQQRSLDDRIRFLKEQLDSIWSDLSHHPLSPRLSWAPGIRPLDKQPFLATLI, via the exons atggaggccctgggtactgggaGAGATCGCACCTCCCAGGCCTCAGCCCCTGAAAGCCTGGACTTGCAACGGCTGTCCACGCGCGCCGACTCTGCCTACAGCTCTTTCTCCACGGCGTCTGGTGGTCCCGAGACGTGCACACCATCCCCTGACACCGAGCGCCTCCCTTACCTAGACTGGGACTACGTGCGAGTGGTTTGGGACAGCCGATCCCCTACCTCGAAGGACGCTGTCCTTTCAACGACCCAGCAACCTGGGCAGGCCGTCGCTGGGCACAGTGACCCACAGTCCCAAGAGGTCCAGGAAAGCCTGGGACCACTAAGCAGACAAGACACCCCGCTGCTGTACGCACTGGCCGCCGAGGCTGAAGCTACAGCATGCACCACAGAGCCGCCCAGCCCGCCAGCCTCGCGGGCCGCCTACCGCCAGCGGCTGCAGGGCGCACAGCGGCGAGTGCTGCGGGAGACGTCCTTCCAGCGAAAGGAGCTCCGCATGAGCCTGCCCGGCCGCCTGCGTCCCGCACTCCCCGCGCGACCTCCCACGGTGCACGTGCGCTCCGCCTCCAGCAGCCAGGAGCTAGGAGAAGCGGAGCCGGCGCGCACCGCGGCCCCAGCGCTGGGTGCAGCTAGCCGGGGGCGCCTAGCCAGCCAGCAGCGGTTGTGCTGCTTCTCGGAGCCAGGCAAACTACATCGCGTGGGTTGGAGTGGCGGGCCCACGGACGAGGGCTTGAGAGAGGCTTATTCCACGCAGGAGTTGCAGCGTGGGATGCACGCTAAGTCCAAAGGGCTGCAGGAGACTCTGTCCCTAAGTTCAATGGAGCTGAACTCCGGGTCCGCGGATCTTAGCAGTGCCCATAGGCCGGCGGGTCGGAGTCAGAGTGTTTCAGGCGAGGTCATGGGTCCCTGCACGGGTTCAGAAAGGACTCTGGCCACTGTCCAG GCTGTTCCTCAAAGAGCAGAAACCCCCAGACCACTGCTTCAGACCAAGCTTTCCAG GTTCTGGACTCAGAAGGAGGCTGCAGTGGTGTGTCCTGGAGAGGCCCTACAGACCAAACCAGCTGGCTGTGGTCGGAGACTCTCTGAGACCACAGTGTCTTCTCCGGGCCCCTCCCTCCCTGATGATGAAGTGTTCCTGAAAGAAGCCAAAACACCATCACCTCAAGATTCCCATGTCCCCCAAGGGCTCCCAACCAG CCACTCCTACCAACAGTGTGAAAATGGCTTAAGCAAAAAAGCTGGTCAGACTGCAGTCTCAGCAGAGAGCCCCCTCCGTGAGGTTCCAGGGTCCATGGGAGAGGACAACTATTGGCAAGGGGTGAATGGCTCTGTAGATATCTCCAGACCTACAAGCACTCCTAAGACTACAAATGATGACATCCCAACCTTTGACACTAATGGGCCCACTGACCCCTCTGCAGCTACAGAGAAACCCCCCCTCAAGCCTTCCTCAGTCAATGTCTTGAGACCTTCAGACTCTGAAACTTCAGGGCCCCCTCACCAAACTTCCCTGACTTGGGGCCAGCTTGGTTCCAAGCCTACTTGGCCTAGTCGGCATTTTGAGGAGCTGGTTCAGGAGCTGGCCAGACTGGATCCCTCTTTGAGCCATACTCTTGCCGCCCAGCCCGGTCCAGAGCCACCTCTGGGCCTGCTGGATGGGCTTTTACCTGAGGAAGAGATCCAAAGTGCGATGAGGCCAGCCtgtggggaggctggagagaaggctggtGCATCGGAGGAAGG GTCCTGCGGACGCCACTTCACCCAGGACCTGCCGACTTCACAGGAGGCATCAAGTTCTGAAAACTCTACCCATGACCCAGTGCCTGACCAATTAACTGGCCAGGGATTCCCAGAAGGAAACAGCACCCAGGCCAAGAAA GTGGAACTAGCTCGCCTCCTCCAAAAGATGCTGCAGGATCTTCACGCTGAGCAGGAGCGACTGCGGTGGACAGCCGCAGACTGGACCCAACGCAACGGAGTTCTGGAAGCTGCAGTGAGCCAGGCCTGTACACCCCGGGAGCTGGAACGGTTCCGCCGGTTCATGACTGATCTAGAGCGCGTACttggtcttctgcttctgctagGCAGTCGCCTGGCCCGTGTAAACCTCGCCTTGGCTAGGGCTGGCTCAGACAGCGACCCTGATGAGAGG GCCTCTCTGCTGCAGAGACTCCTGCTTCTGCAGCGACAGCAAGAGGACGCTAAGGAACTGAAGGAGCATGTGGCTCGGCGGGAGCAAACCCTGCGTCTGGTGTTGGAACGGGAGCTGCCCGCAGAGCATCTGCGCTCCTACTGTGTGCTGCTAGCCGCCAAGGCCAGGATCCTGTCACAGCAGCGCAGCCTAGACGATCGAATCCGGTTCCTTAAAGAACAGCTGGACAGTATTTGGAGCGACCTCAGCCATCATCCCCTTTCTCCCAGACTGTCCTGGGCCCCAGGAATCCGTCCTCTAGACAAACAACCTTTTCTTGCTACCCTTATCTAG
- the Shroom1 gene encoding protein Shroom1 isoform X4 — translation MEALGTGRDRTSQASAPESLDLQRLSTRADSAYSSFSTASGGPETCTPSPDTERLPYLDWDYVRVVWDSRSPTSKDAVLSTTQQPGQAVAGHSDPQSQEVQESLGPLSRQDTPLLYALAAEAEATACTTEPPSPPASRAAYRQRLQGAQRRVLRETSFQRKELRMSLPGRLRPALPARPPTVHVRSASSSQELGEAEPARTAAPALGAASRGRLASQQRLCCFSEPGKLHRVGWSGGPTDEGLREAYSTQELQRGMHAKSKGLQETLSLSSMELNSGSADLSSAHRPAGRSQSVSGEVMGPCTGSERTLATVQAVPQRAETPRPLLQTKLSRSCGRHFTQDLPTSQEASSSENSTHDPVPDQLTGQGFPEGNSTQAKKVELARLLQKMLQDLHAEQERLRWTAADWTQRNGVLEAAVSQACTPRELERFRRFMTDLERVLGLLLLLGSRLARVNLALARAGSDSDPDERASLLQRLLLLQRQQEDAKELKEHVARREQTLRLVLERELPAEHLRSYCVLLAAKARILSQQRSLDDRIRFLKEQLDSIWSDLSHHPLSPRLSWAPGIRPLDKQPFLATLI, via the exons atggaggccctgggtactgggaGAGATCGCACCTCCCAGGCCTCAGCCCCTGAAAGCCTGGACTTGCAACGGCTGTCCACGCGCGCCGACTCTGCCTACAGCTCTTTCTCCACGGCGTCTGGTGGTCCCGAGACGTGCACACCATCCCCTGACACCGAGCGCCTCCCTTACCTAGACTGGGACTACGTGCGAGTGGTTTGGGACAGCCGATCCCCTACCTCGAAGGACGCTGTCCTTTCAACGACCCAGCAACCTGGGCAGGCCGTCGCTGGGCACAGTGACCCACAGTCCCAAGAGGTCCAGGAAAGCCTGGGACCACTAAGCAGACAAGACACCCCGCTGCTGTACGCACTGGCCGCCGAGGCTGAAGCTACAGCATGCACCACAGAGCCGCCCAGCCCGCCAGCCTCGCGGGCCGCCTACCGCCAGCGGCTGCAGGGCGCACAGCGGCGAGTGCTGCGGGAGACGTCCTTCCAGCGAAAGGAGCTCCGCATGAGCCTGCCCGGCCGCCTGCGTCCCGCACTCCCCGCGCGACCTCCCACGGTGCACGTGCGCTCCGCCTCCAGCAGCCAGGAGCTAGGAGAAGCGGAGCCGGCGCGCACCGCGGCCCCAGCGCTGGGTGCAGCTAGCCGGGGGCGCCTAGCCAGCCAGCAGCGGTTGTGCTGCTTCTCGGAGCCAGGCAAACTACATCGCGTGGGTTGGAGTGGCGGGCCCACGGACGAGGGCTTGAGAGAGGCTTATTCCACGCAGGAGTTGCAGCGTGGGATGCACGCTAAGTCCAAAGGGCTGCAGGAGACTCTGTCCCTAAGTTCAATGGAGCTGAACTCCGGGTCCGCGGATCTTAGCAGTGCCCATAGGCCGGCGGGTCGGAGTCAGAGTGTTTCAGGCGAGGTCATGGGTCCCTGCACGGGTTCAGAAAGGACTCTGGCCACTGTCCAG GCTGTTCCTCAAAGAGCAGAAACCCCCAGACCACTGCTTCAGACCAAGCTTTCCAG GTCCTGCGGACGCCACTTCACCCAGGACCTGCCGACTTCACAGGAGGCATCAAGTTCTGAAAACTCTACCCATGACCCAGTGCCTGACCAATTAACTGGCCAGGGATTCCCAGAAGGAAACAGCACCCAGGCCAAGAAA GTGGAACTAGCTCGCCTCCTCCAAAAGATGCTGCAGGATCTTCACGCTGAGCAGGAGCGACTGCGGTGGACAGCCGCAGACTGGACCCAACGCAACGGAGTTCTGGAAGCTGCAGTGAGCCAGGCCTGTACACCCCGGGAGCTGGAACGGTTCCGCCGGTTCATGACTGATCTAGAGCGCGTACttggtcttctgcttctgctagGCAGTCGCCTGGCCCGTGTAAACCTCGCCTTGGCTAGGGCTGGCTCAGACAGCGACCCTGATGAGAGG GCCTCTCTGCTGCAGAGACTCCTGCTTCTGCAGCGACAGCAAGAGGACGCTAAGGAACTGAAGGAGCATGTGGCTCGGCGGGAGCAAACCCTGCGTCTGGTGTTGGAACGGGAGCTGCCCGCAGAGCATCTGCGCTCCTACTGTGTGCTGCTAGCCGCCAAGGCCAGGATCCTGTCACAGCAGCGCAGCCTAGACGATCGAATCCGGTTCCTTAAAGAACAGCTGGACAGTATTTGGAGCGACCTCAGCCATCATCCCCTTTCTCCCAGACTGTCCTGGGCCCCAGGAATCCGTCCTCTAGACAAACAACCTTTTCTTGCTACCCTTATCTAG
- the Shroom1 gene encoding protein Shroom1 isoform X2 has protein sequence MEALGTGRDRTSQASAPESLDLQRLSTRADSAYSSFSTASGGPETCTPSPDTERLPYLDWDYVRVVWDSRSPTSKDAVLSTTQQPGQAVAGHSDPQSQEVQESLGPLSRQDTPLLYALAAEAEATACTTEPPSPPASRAAYRQRLQGAQRRVLRETSFQRKELRMSLPGRLRPALPARPPTVHVRSASSSQELGEAEPARTAAPALGAASRGRLASQQRLCCFSEPGKLHRVGWSGGPTDEGLREAYSTQELQRGMHAKSKGLQETLSLSSMELNSGSADLSSAHRPAGRSQSVSGEVMGPCTGSERTLATVQAVPQRAETPRPLLQTKLSSHSYQQCENGLSKKAGQTAVSAESPLREVPGSMGEDNYWQGVNGSVDISRPTSTPKTTNDDIPTFDTNGPTDPSAATEKPPLKPSSVNVLRPSDSETSGPPHQTSLTWGQLGSKPTWPSRHFEELVQELARLDPSLSHTLAAQPGPEPPLGLLDGLLPEEEIQSAMRPACGEAGEKAGASEEGSCGRHFTQDLPTSQEASSSENSTHDPVPDQLTGQGFPEGNSTQAKKVELARLLQKMLQDLHAEQERLRWTAADWTQRNGVLEAAVSQACTPRELERFRRFMTDLERVLGLLLLLGSRLARVNLALARAGSDSDPDERASLLQRLLLLQRQQEDAKELKEHVARREQTLRLVLERELPAEHLRSYCVLLAAKARILSQQRSLDDRIRFLKEQLDSIWSDLSHHPLSPRLSWAPGIRPLDKQPFLATLI, from the exons atggaggccctgggtactgggaGAGATCGCACCTCCCAGGCCTCAGCCCCTGAAAGCCTGGACTTGCAACGGCTGTCCACGCGCGCCGACTCTGCCTACAGCTCTTTCTCCACGGCGTCTGGTGGTCCCGAGACGTGCACACCATCCCCTGACACCGAGCGCCTCCCTTACCTAGACTGGGACTACGTGCGAGTGGTTTGGGACAGCCGATCCCCTACCTCGAAGGACGCTGTCCTTTCAACGACCCAGCAACCTGGGCAGGCCGTCGCTGGGCACAGTGACCCACAGTCCCAAGAGGTCCAGGAAAGCCTGGGACCACTAAGCAGACAAGACACCCCGCTGCTGTACGCACTGGCCGCCGAGGCTGAAGCTACAGCATGCACCACAGAGCCGCCCAGCCCGCCAGCCTCGCGGGCCGCCTACCGCCAGCGGCTGCAGGGCGCACAGCGGCGAGTGCTGCGGGAGACGTCCTTCCAGCGAAAGGAGCTCCGCATGAGCCTGCCCGGCCGCCTGCGTCCCGCACTCCCCGCGCGACCTCCCACGGTGCACGTGCGCTCCGCCTCCAGCAGCCAGGAGCTAGGAGAAGCGGAGCCGGCGCGCACCGCGGCCCCAGCGCTGGGTGCAGCTAGCCGGGGGCGCCTAGCCAGCCAGCAGCGGTTGTGCTGCTTCTCGGAGCCAGGCAAACTACATCGCGTGGGTTGGAGTGGCGGGCCCACGGACGAGGGCTTGAGAGAGGCTTATTCCACGCAGGAGTTGCAGCGTGGGATGCACGCTAAGTCCAAAGGGCTGCAGGAGACTCTGTCCCTAAGTTCAATGGAGCTGAACTCCGGGTCCGCGGATCTTAGCAGTGCCCATAGGCCGGCGGGTCGGAGTCAGAGTGTTTCAGGCGAGGTCATGGGTCCCTGCACGGGTTCAGAAAGGACTCTGGCCACTGTCCAG GCTGTTCCTCAAAGAGCAGAAACCCCCAGACCACTGCTTCAGACCAAGCTTTCCAG CCACTCCTACCAACAGTGTGAAAATGGCTTAAGCAAAAAAGCTGGTCAGACTGCAGTCTCAGCAGAGAGCCCCCTCCGTGAGGTTCCAGGGTCCATGGGAGAGGACAACTATTGGCAAGGGGTGAATGGCTCTGTAGATATCTCCAGACCTACAAGCACTCCTAAGACTACAAATGATGACATCCCAACCTTTGACACTAATGGGCCCACTGACCCCTCTGCAGCTACAGAGAAACCCCCCCTCAAGCCTTCCTCAGTCAATGTCTTGAGACCTTCAGACTCTGAAACTTCAGGGCCCCCTCACCAAACTTCCCTGACTTGGGGCCAGCTTGGTTCCAAGCCTACTTGGCCTAGTCGGCATTTTGAGGAGCTGGTTCAGGAGCTGGCCAGACTGGATCCCTCTTTGAGCCATACTCTTGCCGCCCAGCCCGGTCCAGAGCCACCTCTGGGCCTGCTGGATGGGCTTTTACCTGAGGAAGAGATCCAAAGTGCGATGAGGCCAGCCtgtggggaggctggagagaaggctggtGCATCGGAGGAAGG GTCCTGCGGACGCCACTTCACCCAGGACCTGCCGACTTCACAGGAGGCATCAAGTTCTGAAAACTCTACCCATGACCCAGTGCCTGACCAATTAACTGGCCAGGGATTCCCAGAAGGAAACAGCACCCAGGCCAAGAAA GTGGAACTAGCTCGCCTCCTCCAAAAGATGCTGCAGGATCTTCACGCTGAGCAGGAGCGACTGCGGTGGACAGCCGCAGACTGGACCCAACGCAACGGAGTTCTGGAAGCTGCAGTGAGCCAGGCCTGTACACCCCGGGAGCTGGAACGGTTCCGCCGGTTCATGACTGATCTAGAGCGCGTACttggtcttctgcttctgctagGCAGTCGCCTGGCCCGTGTAAACCTCGCCTTGGCTAGGGCTGGCTCAGACAGCGACCCTGATGAGAGG GCCTCTCTGCTGCAGAGACTCCTGCTTCTGCAGCGACAGCAAGAGGACGCTAAGGAACTGAAGGAGCATGTGGCTCGGCGGGAGCAAACCCTGCGTCTGGTGTTGGAACGGGAGCTGCCCGCAGAGCATCTGCGCTCCTACTGTGTGCTGCTAGCCGCCAAGGCCAGGATCCTGTCACAGCAGCGCAGCCTAGACGATCGAATCCGGTTCCTTAAAGAACAGCTGGACAGTATTTGGAGCGACCTCAGCCATCATCCCCTTTCTCCCAGACTGTCCTGGGCCCCAGGAATCCGTCCTCTAGACAAACAACCTTTTCTTGCTACCCTTATCTAG
- the Shroom1 gene encoding protein Shroom1 isoform X3 produces MEALGTGRDRTSQASAPESLDLQRLSTRADSAYSSFSTASGGPETCTPSPDTERLPYLDWDYVRVVWDSRSPTSKDAVLSTTQQPGQAVAGHSDPQSQEVQESLGPLSRQDTPLLYALAAEAEATACTTEPPSPPASRAAYRQRLQGAQRRVLRETSFQRKELRMSLPGRLRPALPARPPTVHVRSASSSQELGEAEPARTAAPALGAASRGRLASQQRLCCFSEPGKLHRVGWSGGPTDEGLREAYSTQELQRGMHAKSKGLQETLSLSSMELNSGSADLSSAHRPAGRSQSVSGEVMGPCTGSERTLATVQAVPQRAETPRPLLQTKLSRFWTQKEAAVVCPGEALQTKPAGCGRRLSETTVSSPGPSLPDDEVFLKEAKTPSPQDSHVPQGLPTRSCGRHFTQDLPTSQEASSSENSTHDPVPDQLTGQGFPEGNSTQAKKVELARLLQKMLQDLHAEQERLRWTAADWTQRNGVLEAAVSQACTPRELERFRRFMTDLERVLGLLLLLGSRLARVNLALARAGSDSDPDERASLLQRLLLLQRQQEDAKELKEHVARREQTLRLVLERELPAEHLRSYCVLLAAKARILSQQRSLDDRIRFLKEQLDSIWSDLSHHPLSPRLSWAPGIRPLDKQPFLATLI; encoded by the exons atggaggccctgggtactgggaGAGATCGCACCTCCCAGGCCTCAGCCCCTGAAAGCCTGGACTTGCAACGGCTGTCCACGCGCGCCGACTCTGCCTACAGCTCTTTCTCCACGGCGTCTGGTGGTCCCGAGACGTGCACACCATCCCCTGACACCGAGCGCCTCCCTTACCTAGACTGGGACTACGTGCGAGTGGTTTGGGACAGCCGATCCCCTACCTCGAAGGACGCTGTCCTTTCAACGACCCAGCAACCTGGGCAGGCCGTCGCTGGGCACAGTGACCCACAGTCCCAAGAGGTCCAGGAAAGCCTGGGACCACTAAGCAGACAAGACACCCCGCTGCTGTACGCACTGGCCGCCGAGGCTGAAGCTACAGCATGCACCACAGAGCCGCCCAGCCCGCCAGCCTCGCGGGCCGCCTACCGCCAGCGGCTGCAGGGCGCACAGCGGCGAGTGCTGCGGGAGACGTCCTTCCAGCGAAAGGAGCTCCGCATGAGCCTGCCCGGCCGCCTGCGTCCCGCACTCCCCGCGCGACCTCCCACGGTGCACGTGCGCTCCGCCTCCAGCAGCCAGGAGCTAGGAGAAGCGGAGCCGGCGCGCACCGCGGCCCCAGCGCTGGGTGCAGCTAGCCGGGGGCGCCTAGCCAGCCAGCAGCGGTTGTGCTGCTTCTCGGAGCCAGGCAAACTACATCGCGTGGGTTGGAGTGGCGGGCCCACGGACGAGGGCTTGAGAGAGGCTTATTCCACGCAGGAGTTGCAGCGTGGGATGCACGCTAAGTCCAAAGGGCTGCAGGAGACTCTGTCCCTAAGTTCAATGGAGCTGAACTCCGGGTCCGCGGATCTTAGCAGTGCCCATAGGCCGGCGGGTCGGAGTCAGAGTGTTTCAGGCGAGGTCATGGGTCCCTGCACGGGTTCAGAAAGGACTCTGGCCACTGTCCAG GCTGTTCCTCAAAGAGCAGAAACCCCCAGACCACTGCTTCAGACCAAGCTTTCCAG GTTCTGGACTCAGAAGGAGGCTGCAGTGGTGTGTCCTGGAGAGGCCCTACAGACCAAACCAGCTGGCTGTGGTCGGAGACTCTCTGAGACCACAGTGTCTTCTCCGGGCCCCTCCCTCCCTGATGATGAAGTGTTCCTGAAAGAAGCCAAAACACCATCACCTCAAGATTCCCATGTCCCCCAAGGGCTCCCAACCAG GTCCTGCGGACGCCACTTCACCCAGGACCTGCCGACTTCACAGGAGGCATCAAGTTCTGAAAACTCTACCCATGACCCAGTGCCTGACCAATTAACTGGCCAGGGATTCCCAGAAGGAAACAGCACCCAGGCCAAGAAA GTGGAACTAGCTCGCCTCCTCCAAAAGATGCTGCAGGATCTTCACGCTGAGCAGGAGCGACTGCGGTGGACAGCCGCAGACTGGACCCAACGCAACGGAGTTCTGGAAGCTGCAGTGAGCCAGGCCTGTACACCCCGGGAGCTGGAACGGTTCCGCCGGTTCATGACTGATCTAGAGCGCGTACttggtcttctgcttctgctagGCAGTCGCCTGGCCCGTGTAAACCTCGCCTTGGCTAGGGCTGGCTCAGACAGCGACCCTGATGAGAGG GCCTCTCTGCTGCAGAGACTCCTGCTTCTGCAGCGACAGCAAGAGGACGCTAAGGAACTGAAGGAGCATGTGGCTCGGCGGGAGCAAACCCTGCGTCTGGTGTTGGAACGGGAGCTGCCCGCAGAGCATCTGCGCTCCTACTGTGTGCTGCTAGCCGCCAAGGCCAGGATCCTGTCACAGCAGCGCAGCCTAGACGATCGAATCCGGTTCCTTAAAGAACAGCTGGACAGTATTTGGAGCGACCTCAGCCATCATCCCCTTTCTCCCAGACTGTCCTGGGCCCCAGGAATCCGTCCTCTAGACAAACAACCTTTTCTTGCTACCCTTATCTAG